One genomic region from Streptomyces sp. Li-HN-5-11 encodes:
- a CDS encoding GNAT family N-acetyltransferase, producing the protein MPVPVVLTGRMTRLEPLAPHHAEGLAQAGAEDRTSYAFTPVPHDLEAARGYIDRALAEQAAGRILPFAVVRAADGRVVGSTRFLELDYWQGPLVWPAVPGVPYGDPVTAIPDAAEIGNTWLAAHAQGTGINTEAKLLMLRHAFETWRVRRVAFRADARNLRSCAAIERLGATCEGIRRAHSRGLDGTVRSTAFYSVLDDEWPTVRAIIELRLAAGSPAAPAQEQDGPRPRPGDVDGRLVSA; encoded by the coding sequence GTGCCCGTACCCGTCGTTCTCACCGGCCGCATGACGCGGCTGGAGCCCCTCGCTCCACACCACGCCGAGGGCCTGGCCCAGGCCGGGGCCGAGGACCGCACCTCCTACGCCTTCACGCCCGTACCGCACGATCTGGAGGCGGCCCGCGGCTACATCGACCGGGCCCTCGCCGAACAGGCGGCGGGCCGGATCCTGCCGTTCGCCGTCGTCCGCGCCGCCGACGGACGTGTCGTCGGATCCACCCGGTTCCTGGAACTCGACTACTGGCAGGGCCCGCTGGTGTGGCCCGCCGTGCCCGGCGTCCCCTACGGCGACCCGGTCACCGCCATTCCCGACGCGGCCGAGATCGGCAACACGTGGCTCGCCGCCCACGCCCAGGGCACCGGGATCAACACCGAGGCCAAGCTGCTCATGCTGCGCCACGCCTTCGAGACCTGGCGGGTGCGCCGTGTCGCGTTCCGCGCCGACGCCCGCAATCTCCGCTCGTGCGCCGCCATCGAACGGCTCGGCGCCACCTGCGAGGGAATCCGCCGGGCCCACTCGCGAGGACTGGACGGCACCGTGCGCAGCACCGCCTTCTACTCGGTCCTGGACGACGAGTGGCCCACCGTCCGGGCCATCATCGAACTGCGCCTCGCCGCCGGCTCTCCCGCCGCACCGGCGCAGGAGCAGGACGGCCCACGCCCTCGGCCGGGCGACGTCGACGGCCGGCTGGTCAGCGCGTAG
- a CDS encoding SseB family protein has translation MDTPANDNTTTPAQRALDVLAENAEDAAALDALASSDVLVPVPDDASDEDATNPSAVALPVLEQPGGVPVVPVFTSELEMSELLPFVSRYRLVPLGALASQWPADDLSLTIDASSPHGLTLTSEGVRTLLARPHG, from the coding sequence ATGGACACACCCGCGAACGACAACACCACGACCCCCGCCCAGCGGGCACTGGACGTGCTCGCCGAGAACGCCGAGGACGCGGCGGCACTGGACGCGCTCGCGAGCAGCGACGTGCTGGTCCCCGTGCCCGACGACGCGAGCGACGAGGACGCGACCAACCCCTCGGCGGTCGCACTGCCCGTCCTGGAACAGCCGGGCGGCGTACCGGTGGTGCCGGTCTTCACCTCCGAGCTGGAGATGTCCGAGCTGCTGCCCTTCGTCTCCCGCTACCGTCTGGTGCCCCTCGGCGCCCTCGCCTCCCAGTGGCCGGCCGACGACCTGTCGCTGACCATAGACGCCAGCTCCCCGCACGGCCTCACCCTCACCTCGGAGGGCGTGCGCACCCTGCTGGCCCGGCCGCACGGCTGA
- a CDS encoding MarR family transcriptional regulator has translation MGANAAGARLEDQWRDILAVHARTMCEIDRVLHPHGLGASDFEVLDILASESPQGSDHCRVQNLVGRVHLSQSALSRLIGRLEKEGLVERSVCAEDRRGVWVSLTVKGRDLHAEVLPLQRAVLARMLNRDSQVC, from the coding sequence ATGGGAGCGAACGCGGCCGGGGCCCGGCTCGAGGACCAGTGGCGGGACATCCTGGCGGTGCACGCGCGGACGATGTGCGAGATCGACCGCGTGCTGCACCCCCACGGGCTGGGCGCGAGCGACTTCGAGGTGCTCGACATCCTGGCGTCGGAGTCGCCCCAGGGAAGCGACCACTGCCGGGTGCAGAACCTGGTCGGCCGGGTCCACCTCAGCCAGAGCGCCCTCTCCCGCCTGATCGGCCGGCTGGAGAAGGAGGGCCTGGTGGAGCGGTCGGTGTGCGCCGAGGACCGGCGCGGGGTGTGGGTCTCGCTCACCGTGAAGGGCCGCGACCTGCACGCCGAGGTGCTGCCGCTGCAGCGCGCCGTGCTCGCCCGCATGCTGAACCGGGACAGCCAGGTGTGCTGA
- a CDS encoding VOC family protein: MTAGLNTIVYPVKDIDRAKALFTALLGVEPHADQPYYVGFKDAGQDVGLDPNGHAKGLTGPVPYWHVDDIRARLAALVEAGAEVLQDVQDVGGGRLIASVKDTDGNLVGLLQDA, translated from the coding sequence ATGACCGCCGGCCTGAACACGATCGTCTACCCCGTCAAGGACATCGACCGGGCGAAGGCCCTGTTCACCGCCCTGCTGGGCGTCGAGCCCCACGCGGACCAGCCCTACTACGTCGGGTTCAAGGACGCCGGACAGGACGTCGGCCTCGACCCCAACGGGCACGCCAAGGGGCTGACCGGCCCCGTGCCGTACTGGCACGTCGACGACATCCGGGCGCGGCTGGCGGCGCTGGTGGAGGCCGGCGCCGAAGTGCTCCAGGACGTGCAGGACGTCGGCGGCGGCAGGCTGATCGCCTCGGTGAAGGACACGGACGGCAATCTCGTGGGGCTCCTGCAGGACGCCTGA
- a CDS encoding helix-turn-helix domain-containing protein — protein MLRTPAGQRRLVILEWLKDPAAHATRRRHRDPVEDGVTARTVAAALGIPLRAAETHLGLLADLGLLRTRRIRRRTYYSRDEIRIAEVARMFEKGW, from the coding sequence ATGCTCAGGACTCCCGCCGGGCAGAGGCGTCTGGTCATCCTGGAGTGGCTGAAGGACCCGGCCGCGCACGCCACCCGGCGGCGGCACCGCGACCCCGTGGAGGACGGCGTGACCGCCAGGACGGTCGCCGCCGCCCTCGGCATCCCCCTGCGGGCCGCCGAGACGCACCTCGGCCTGCTGGCCGACCTGGGACTGCTGCGCACCCGGCGCATCCGGCGCCGTACGTACTACAGCCGGGACGAGATCCGCATCGCCGAAGTGGCCCGGATGTTCGAGAAAGGCTGGTAA
- a CDS encoding SMP-30/gluconolactonase/LRE family protein translates to MGRPAALVPRGYVAIGGRGPEDVVADDRGRVITGVEDGRILRLDGLTDPGGARVEVLAETGGRPLGLELLPDGDLLVCDAERGLLRVGPDDGVVRILADSVAGERLRFCSNVVALSDGTVYFTVSTRRYPLRQWIGDIVEHTGTGRLLRLAPGSDTPEVLLEGLEFANGLAPGADESFLVVAETGARRLTRYRLTGTRAGHREPFAENLPGMPDNVWRAGKGGPIWVALAGPRVPPLDLLHRAAPAVRGAAARIAVRVPYRPTGATGVLAVDDDGRILHHLARRRSGYRMVTSVCESAGHLVLGSLWEPGVAVCEMPPR, encoded by the coding sequence ATGGGCCGTCCCGCCGCCCTCGTCCCGCGCGGTTACGTCGCGATCGGCGGCCGCGGCCCCGAGGACGTCGTCGCCGACGACCGGGGCCGTGTGATCACCGGCGTGGAGGACGGCCGCATCCTGCGTCTCGACGGCCTGACGGACCCGGGCGGCGCCCGGGTCGAGGTGCTCGCCGAGACGGGCGGCAGGCCGCTGGGCCTCGAACTCCTCCCGGACGGCGACCTGTTGGTGTGCGACGCGGAACGGGGCCTGCTGCGCGTCGGCCCGGACGACGGAGTGGTCCGTATCCTCGCCGACTCCGTCGCGGGGGAGAGGCTGCGGTTCTGCAGCAACGTCGTCGCCCTGTCCGACGGCACCGTGTACTTCACGGTCTCCACCCGCCGCTACCCCCTTCGGCAGTGGATCGGCGACATCGTGGAACACACCGGCACGGGGCGGCTGCTGCGGCTCGCTCCCGGCAGCGACACACCGGAAGTGCTCCTGGAGGGTCTCGAGTTCGCCAACGGGCTCGCCCCGGGCGCCGACGAGTCCTTCCTCGTCGTCGCCGAGACGGGCGCCCGCCGGCTCACCCGCTACCGGCTCACCGGCACGCGGGCCGGACACCGCGAGCCCTTCGCCGAGAACCTGCCGGGCATGCCCGACAACGTCTGGCGCGCGGGCAAGGGCGGACCCATCTGGGTGGCGCTCGCCGGGCCCCGCGTGCCGCCGCTGGACCTGCTGCACCGCGCCGCCCCGGCCGTACGCGGCGCCGCCGCCCGCATCGCCGTGCGCGTCCCCTACCGGCCGACCGGCGCGACCGGCGTCCTCGCCGTCGACGACGACGGCCGGATCCTCCACCACCTCGCCCGCCGCCGCTCGGGCTACCGCATGGTCACCAGCGTCTGCGAGAGTGCCGGTCACCTGGTCCTCGGCAGTCTGTGGGAGCCGGGCGTGGCGGTGTGCGAGATGCCGCCGCGGTGA
- the crcB gene encoding fluoride efflux transporter CrcB, producing the protein MTAPETQSLRVRSERPSRQRAWRAQAPVIAVVALGGALGAVARYALTLWWPTPPGGFPWATFWTNVAGCAVIGVFMVVITEVWAAHRLVRPFFGTGVLGGFTTFSTYAVDTQRLTDSGHVRTGLAYLAATLLAALAAVWLAAWAARRVLKWRQR; encoded by the coding sequence ATGACAGCCCCCGAGACCCAGAGCCTGCGCGTCCGGTCCGAGCGGCCGTCGCGGCAGCGCGCCTGGCGTGCCCAGGCGCCGGTGATCGCTGTGGTGGCCCTCGGCGGCGCTCTTGGCGCCGTGGCCCGCTACGCGCTCACCCTGTGGTGGCCGACGCCGCCCGGTGGCTTCCCCTGGGCGACCTTCTGGACCAACGTCGCCGGCTGCGCGGTGATCGGCGTCTTCATGGTGGTCATCACCGAGGTGTGGGCTGCCCACCGCCTGGTCCGCCCCTTCTTCGGCACCGGCGTGCTCGGCGGCTTCACCACCTTCTCCACGTACGCCGTCGACACCCAGCGGCTGACCGACTCCGGCCACGTCCGCACCGGGCTGGCCTACCTCGCCGCGACCCTGCTCGCGGCGCTCGCGGCGGTGTGGCTCGCGGCCTGGGCGGCCCGCCGCGTCCTGAAGTGGAGGCAGCGATGA
- a CDS encoding DUF190 domain-containing protein, with the protein MTRLTGSALRLTVFVGENDTWHHKPLYSEIVHRAHAAGLAGASVFHGIEGFGASSLIHTSRLLSLSEDLPVAVVVVDTEERVRTFLPQLDELVTEGLVTLDDCQVIRYVGRGDDPGDTDMKGERSL; encoded by the coding sequence ATGACGAGGCTCACCGGCAGCGCCCTGCGCCTGACCGTCTTCGTCGGCGAGAACGACACCTGGCACCACAAGCCCCTCTACTCGGAGATCGTGCACCGGGCCCACGCCGCGGGCCTCGCGGGCGCCAGCGTCTTCCACGGCATCGAGGGCTTCGGCGCCTCCTCCCTGATCCACACCTCGCGGCTGCTGTCCCTGAGCGAGGATCTCCCGGTGGCGGTCGTGGTCGTGGACACCGAGGAGCGGGTGCGGACCTTCCTGCCGCAGCTCGACGAGCTGGTCACCGAGGGGCTGGTCACCCTCGACGACTGCCAGGTCATCCGGTACGTCGGCCGCGGGGACGATCCGGGCGACACCGACATGAAGGGTGAGAGGTCGTTGTGA
- the crcB gene encoding fluoride efflux transporter CrcB, translating to MNWLLVVVGAMVGAPLRYLTDRAVQSRHDSVFPWGTFVVNVTGCLILGLLTGAVAAGAAGGHLQLLLGTGLCGALTTYSTFSYETLRLTETGAGLYAAANAVASVVAGLGAAFAGASIAGVLWR from the coding sequence GTGAACTGGCTGCTGGTGGTCGTGGGCGCCATGGTCGGCGCCCCCCTCCGCTATCTCACCGACCGTGCGGTGCAGTCCCGGCACGACTCGGTCTTCCCCTGGGGCACGTTCGTGGTGAACGTCACCGGCTGCCTGATCCTCGGCCTGCTGACCGGCGCCGTCGCCGCCGGAGCCGCGGGCGGGCATCTGCAGTTGCTGCTCGGCACCGGCCTGTGCGGAGCCCTGACGACGTACTCGACCTTCTCCTACGAGACCCTGAGGCTGACCGAGACCGGTGCCGGGCTCTACGCTGCCGCCAACGCCGTCGCGAGCGTGGTGGCGGGCCTGGGTGCCGCGTTCGCCGGTGCCTCGATCGCCGGGGTGTTGTGGAGGTAG
- a CDS encoding undecaprenyl-diphosphate phosphatase — protein MSAISVGQAVVLGVVEGVTEFLPVSSTGHLKITEGLMNIPVDDKSVVGFSAVIQVGAIAAVLVYFFKDIVRIVSAWLRGLTNREERVHHDYKFAWWVIYATIPIVIVGLAAKPLIDGPLGSLWVVAGSLIVGSGVMWCADQMGRHKRGEDDTSFKDAMLVGTSQILALLFPGFSRSGATMSTALILDLDRVAATRLSFFLGIPALTGAGLYELKDALGAGVGAAPLAVGTIVSFVVAYASIAWLLKFVAKHSFNAFVVYRIVVGAALFGLLGAGVLKA, from the coding sequence ATGAGCGCCATCTCCGTCGGTCAGGCCGTCGTCCTCGGAGTCGTCGAGGGGGTGACCGAGTTCCTCCCCGTGTCCTCCACCGGCCATCTCAAGATCACCGAGGGGCTCATGAACATCCCCGTCGACGACAAGTCCGTCGTCGGGTTCTCCGCCGTCATCCAGGTCGGCGCCATCGCCGCCGTGCTCGTGTACTTCTTCAAGGACATCGTGCGGATCGTCTCCGCCTGGTTGCGCGGTCTGACCAACCGCGAGGAGCGGGTGCACCACGACTACAAGTTCGCCTGGTGGGTGATCTACGCGACCATCCCGATCGTCATCGTCGGGCTCGCCGCCAAGCCCCTCATCGACGGCCCGCTCGGTTCCCTGTGGGTGGTGGCCGGTTCGCTGATCGTCGGCAGTGGTGTGATGTGGTGCGCGGACCAGATGGGCCGGCACAAGCGGGGTGAGGACGACACCTCCTTCAAGGACGCGATGCTGGTCGGCACCTCGCAGATCCTCGCCCTGCTCTTCCCCGGCTTCTCCCGTTCCGGCGCCACCATGTCCACCGCGCTCATCCTGGACCTGGACCGCGTCGCCGCCACCCGGCTGTCCTTCTTCCTCGGCATCCCGGCCCTGACCGGCGCCGGCCTGTACGAGCTGAAGGACGCCCTGGGCGCGGGCGTGGGCGCCGCGCCGCTGGCCGTGGGCACGATCGTCTCCTTCGTGGTCGCCTACGCCTCCATCGCCTGGCTGCTGAAGTTCGTCGCCAAGCACTCCTTCAACGCCTTCGTCGTGTACCGGATCGTGGTGGGCGCGGCGCTGTTCGGCCTGCTGGGCGCGGGCGTCCTCAAGGCCTGA